Proteins encoded by one window of uncultured Draconibacterium sp.:
- a CDS encoding DNA-directed RNA polymerase subunit alpha, with the protein MAILAFQKPDKVIMLESDDKFGQFEFRPLEPGYGITIGNALRRILLSSLEGYAITTVKIEGVDHEFSTIKGVIEDVTDIILNLKQVRFKNEVEDFDSEKVSVSISGQEEFTAGDINKFMTGFRVLNPELVICRMESDVKIQMELNISKGRGYVPAVENKPVEEEFGVIPIDSIYTPIKKVKYAVENYRVEQKTDYEKLVLDIATDGSVHPKDALKEAAKILIYHFMLFSDEKITLDTDEKFANEEFDEEVLHMRQLLKTKLVDMDLSVRALNCLKAADVDTLGDLVTYNRNDLLKFRNFGKKSLTELDDLLDNMGLNFGMDISKYKLDKE; encoded by the coding sequence ATGGCAATATTAGCATTCCAAAAGCCTGACAAGGTAATAATGTTAGAATCCGATGACAAGTTCGGACAATTCGAGTTTCGTCCCCTGGAACCGGGATACGGTATTACAATTGGTAATGCACTTCGTCGTATTCTGTTATCGTCGTTGGAAGGCTATGCAATTACAACTGTTAAAATTGAAGGTGTTGACCATGAGTTTTCTACGATTAAAGGAGTTATTGAAGATGTAACTGATATTATCCTTAATCTGAAGCAAGTTCGTTTTAAAAACGAGGTGGAAGATTTTGACAGCGAAAAAGTATCTGTTTCAATCAGCGGCCAGGAAGAATTTACGGCCGGCGACATTAACAAATTTATGACCGGTTTCAGAGTACTGAATCCTGAGTTGGTAATTTGCAGAATGGAGTCGGATGTGAAAATTCAAATGGAGTTGAACATCAGCAAAGGACGTGGTTACGTTCCTGCTGTTGAAAACAAGCCGGTTGAAGAAGAATTTGGTGTAATTCCGATCGACTCGATCTACACGCCAATTAAAAAGGTAAAATACGCCGTTGAAAACTATCGTGTTGAGCAAAAAACCGACTATGAAAAATTAGTTCTGGATATTGCAACCGATGGTTCTGTTCACCCAAAAGATGCATTAAAAGAAGCAGCCAAAATTCTTATCTATCACTTCATGCTGTTCTCAGACGAAAAGATCACTCTTGATACGGATGAGAAATTTGCAAACGAAGAGTTTGACGAAGAAGTACTGCACATGCGTCAGTTGTTGAAAACTAAACTGGTTGATATGGATCTTTCGGTTCGTGCTTTGAATTGTTTGAAAGCTGCGGATGTAGATACATTAGGAGACCTGGTTACCTACAACAGAAACGACCTGCTGAAATTCAGAAACTTTGGTAAAAAATCGTTAACCGAATTGGATGACCTTTTAGATAACATGGGACTGAATTTTGGAATGGATATTTCCAAGTATAAACTTGATAAGGAGTAA
- a CDS encoding deoxynucleoside kinase has translation MHIAIAGNIGAGKTTLSELLAKHYKWTPHYEDVDENPYLNDFYNDMQRWSFNLQIYFLNSRFKQIIDIRKSGKTIIQDRTIYEDAEIFAPNLHAMGLMSTRDFGNYKSLFDLMASLIQPPDLLIYLRASIPTLVNQIQKRGREYENSIRLDYLKQLNERYENWITGYKMGKLLVINVDDLDFTANPEDLSFVIDKIDAQIHGLF, from the coding sequence ATGCACATTGCAATAGCGGGTAACATTGGTGCCGGAAAAACAACTTTGAGCGAACTTCTGGCAAAACACTATAAATGGACCCCACATTACGAAGACGTAGACGAGAATCCTTATTTGAATGATTTTTATAACGACATGCAGCGTTGGTCTTTTAACCTGCAGATTTACTTTTTGAATTCGCGTTTTAAACAGATTATCGATATCCGCAAATCGGGAAAAACGATTATACAAGACCGTACGATTTACGAGGATGCCGAGATTTTTGCGCCTAACCTGCACGCCATGGGACTTATGAGCACCCGCGATTTTGGCAACTATAAATCGTTGTTCGATTTGATGGCCAGCCTTATTCAGCCACCCGATTTGTTGATTTATTTGCGGGCATCAATTCCAACGCTGGTAAACCAGATTCAGAAACGTGGACGCGAGTACGAAAACTCTATTCGTTTAGATTATTTGAAACAGCTAAACGAGCGTTACGAAAACTGGATTACCGGTTATAAAATGGGAAAACTTTTGGTGATTAATGTTGATGATCTTGACTTTACTGCCAATCCTGAAGACCTGAGTTTTGTAATCGATAAGATCGATGCTCAGATACACGGTTTATTTTAG
- a CDS encoding GH3 auxin-responsive promoter family protein, protein MPLLNSVIKWVNIKRNYQIQYYREYPHEIQNETLFSLLQSAKNTEWGKAHNFDDVTSLKTFQQSTPLQNYNDIKPYVERLRQGEKDLLWPGEVKWFAKSSGTTSDKSKFIPVTTEALEDCHLRGPKDVFAQYITSHPESKVLKGKILTLGGSHQVSSFNNNSFHGDLSAIMIENEPFWSDLFRTPTAEIALIEEFEEKVEKIIDTTLDQNVTAFAGVPSWYLVLFKRVLEKTGKSNLLEVWPNLEVFAHGGVNFEPYREQYRKIIPSTQMHYVETYNASEGFFGIQDNEHQDDMLLMLDYGIFYEFIPMSEFGSENPVVLGLEEVELNENYALVISTNAGLWRYIIGDTIKFTCKYPYKIKVTGRTKHFINAFGEELIIDNAEQALQVACHHTGAIVNEYTAGPVFMGDNSKGAHQWIIEFAKSPKDIDHFKTILDNSLKTLNSDYEAKRHKNMTLEMLHLTVAPKGTFYNWMKQRGKVGGQNKIPRLANNRKYLDELMNILGTDR, encoded by the coding sequence ATGCCTCTACTAAATTCAGTAATTAAGTGGGTAAATATTAAGCGAAACTACCAGATTCAGTATTATCGCGAATATCCACACGAAATTCAAAACGAAACCTTATTCAGTCTTTTACAAAGTGCAAAAAATACAGAATGGGGCAAAGCACACAATTTTGATGATGTGACTTCGCTAAAAACGTTTCAACAATCAACACCGCTGCAAAATTACAACGACATAAAACCTTACGTTGAACGATTGCGACAGGGCGAAAAAGACCTGTTATGGCCTGGAGAAGTAAAGTGGTTTGCCAAATCGAGCGGAACGACCAGCGACAAAAGTAAGTTTATACCGGTTACTACTGAAGCACTGGAAGACTGCCATTTACGCGGCCCCAAAGATGTGTTTGCGCAGTACATTACCTCTCATCCTGAATCGAAAGTATTAAAGGGGAAAATACTAACATTGGGAGGCAGCCACCAGGTAAGCAGTTTTAACAACAACTCGTTTCATGGCGATTTATCGGCGATAATGATCGAGAACGAACCATTTTGGTCGGATTTGTTTAGAACACCAACAGCCGAAATCGCACTTATCGAAGAATTTGAAGAGAAAGTAGAAAAAATTATTGATACTACCCTCGACCAGAATGTTACTGCTTTTGCAGGCGTTCCATCGTGGTACCTGGTACTTTTTAAGCGAGTGTTGGAAAAAACCGGGAAATCAAACCTGCTTGAAGTGTGGCCAAACCTGGAAGTGTTTGCACATGGCGGTGTAAATTTTGAGCCCTACCGCGAGCAATACCGGAAAATTATTCCATCAACACAAATGCATTACGTTGAAACCTACAATGCATCGGAAGGTTTTTTTGGTATTCAGGATAACGAGCACCAGGACGATATGCTGCTAATGCTCGATTATGGTATTTTCTACGAATTCATCCCGATGTCGGAATTTGGCAGCGAAAATCCTGTAGTACTGGGACTGGAAGAGGTGGAACTTAACGAAAACTATGCCCTCGTAATTTCTACCAATGCAGGGTTGTGGCGCTACATTATTGGCGACACCATAAAATTTACCTGTAAATATCCGTACAAAATAAAAGTAACAGGTCGTACCAAACATTTTATTAATGCTTTTGGCGAAGAGCTGATTATCGACAATGCCGAGCAGGCACTTCAAGTTGCCTGTCATCATACCGGTGCAATTGTAAATGAATACACGGCCGGCCCCGTATTTATGGGCGACAACAGCAAAGGAGCCCACCAGTGGATCATTGAGTTTGCGAAGTCGCCAAAAGACATTGATCATTTTAAAACGATACTCGATAATTCGTTAAAAACATTAAACTCAGACTACGAAGCCAAGCGCCATAAAAACATGACCCTTGAAATGCTGCATCTTACAGTGGCTCCAAAAGGCACTTTTTATAACTGGATGAAGCAGCGTGGGAAAGTTGGCGGACAAAACAAAATTCCGCGGCTGGCCAATAACCGAAAATATCTCGACGAACTTATGAACATTCTGGGGACTGACAGGTAA
- a CDS encoding CvpA family protein, which produces MNYIDIVLGILLILAAINGFSKGLISEVASIAALILGIWGAIKFSYVTTDFLIENFNMKTDHMNIISFVITFVVIVVLVHIIGNTVSKLAETVLLGFANKLAGLVFGVLKSVLILSIILVIFDKIDEDVHILSRDAKENSRMYEPIRSFAPSIFPFIEGWEIDMKENNEYENVV; this is translated from the coding sequence ATGAACTACATTGATATTGTTTTAGGCATATTGTTGATACTAGCAGCAATAAATGGATTCAGTAAAGGATTAATTTCTGAAGTAGCTTCAATTGCTGCACTGATTCTGGGAATTTGGGGAGCTATTAAGTTTTCGTACGTCACAACCGATTTTCTTATCGAAAATTTTAACATGAAAACAGATCACATGAACATCATATCATTTGTAATTACATTTGTGGTTATTGTTGTTTTGGTGCACATTATAGGCAATACAGTTAGTAAATTAGCCGAAACGGTTTTACTTGGTTTTGCCAACAAACTGGCGGGCTTGGTTTTCGGCGTTTTAAAATCAGTCTTGATATTAAGTATAATATTGGTTATATTCGACAAAATTGATGAAGATGTTCACATACTTTCGCGTGATGCCAAAGAAAATTCGCGAATGTATGAACCAATCCGATCGTTTGCACCATCGATTTTCCCCTTTATCGAAGGATGGGAAATTGACATGAAAGAGAATAACGAATATGAAAATGTGGTCTAA
- a CDS encoding DUF3667 domain-containing protein, with protein MWSKLKELVKRKDNSNWHIDVDCLNCGTNFSGHYCPNCGQAVKEYDKPFGFIFYNFLGDFFAFDTRFFKTLFALIARPGFLTKEYFAGRRVRYTPPFRIFVFVSFVLFLLLQIVTDRGLSTVLDSDLNDAKVVLDSASVAATDSIFNEVNEQMSPQEKQALKEVFGKGDIQMDSINIAETANKINLGELGNSRNIRIALNKQADKMEAELEEESDPGKHADLQKNIRMLRSPEATMAKILKYISYAFFLLLPLFALILKLIYIRRKRNYMRHLVFSIHIHSFIFLVMTSIIGLYLLFDESISTVSGILFLSIPIYIIIALKKFYGQSVGKVVVKFFTLSFLYNIVFFTVILLAALDAINVL; from the coding sequence ATGTGGTCTAAATTAAAAGAGCTTGTTAAAAGGAAAGACAATTCTAACTGGCACATAGATGTTGATTGTTTAAACTGCGGTACAAATTTCTCGGGGCATTATTGCCCGAATTGTGGACAGGCAGTTAAAGAATACGACAAACCTTTTGGTTTTATCTTTTACAATTTCCTTGGCGACTTTTTTGCTTTCGATACACGTTTTTTTAAAACCCTTTTTGCACTGATTGCCCGTCCCGGTTTTCTTACCAAAGAGTATTTTGCCGGACGAAGAGTAAGATACACTCCGCCATTTCGTATTTTCGTTTTTGTGAGTTTTGTACTGTTTCTTTTGTTGCAGATTGTGACAGACCGTGGACTTTCAACGGTTCTGGATTCTGATTTGAATGATGCAAAAGTAGTACTCGATTCAGCCTCAGTAGCTGCCACTGATTCAATATTCAACGAGGTTAATGAGCAAATGTCGCCACAAGAAAAGCAAGCCCTCAAAGAAGTTTTTGGGAAAGGCGATATTCAAATGGATAGTATAAACATCGCCGAAACTGCGAACAAAATAAATTTAGGCGAACTGGGTAATTCGCGGAATATAAGAATTGCACTAAATAAACAAGCCGATAAGATGGAAGCAGAGCTGGAAGAGGAAAGCGATCCGGGGAAACACGCCGATTTGCAGAAAAATATCCGAATGTTGCGCTCTCCCGAAGCAACTATGGCCAAAATACTTAAATACATTTCGTATGCATTTTTTCTGTTACTGCCTTTATTCGCTCTCATTTTAAAACTCATATACATTAGGCGAAAACGCAATTATATGCGTCATTTGGTATTTTCCATTCACATCCATTCGTTCATTTTTTTGGTAATGACCAGTATAATCGGTTTGTATCTTTTGTTTGATGAAAGCATAAGTACCGTGTCAGGAATATTGTTCTTATCTATTCCAATCTATATAATCATCGCCTTAAAGAAATTTTACGGGCAATCGGTGGGTAAAGTCGTGGTGAAGTTCTTCACATTATCGTTTTTATATAACATCGTGTTTTTCACCGTTATTCTTCTTGCTGCATTGGATGCCATTAATGTACTTTGA
- a CDS encoding DUF6249 domain-containing protein, which produces MEELIAVAVVFFGAYHIIKLFSTHLLKRKLIKAEQYDRVGILEEPKSENDESNRYPSLKWGLVALMTGLGFIIIEVLGLFNREMVRGSQAVLPIGILMVCIALGFLIYFFIMNGKSVKK; this is translated from the coding sequence ATGGAAGAATTAATTGCAGTAGCCGTAGTCTTTTTTGGGGCGTATCACATTATCAAACTTTTTTCTACTCACTTATTAAAAAGGAAACTGATTAAGGCCGAACAGTACGATCGGGTTGGCATTTTGGAAGAGCCTAAAAGCGAAAATGATGAATCGAACCGTTATCCTTCACTAAAATGGGGACTGGTTGCGTTAATGACCGGTTTGGGTTTTATCATCATTGAAGTGCTTGGTTTGTTTAACCGCGAAATGGTACGAGGCAGTCAGGCTGTATTACCAATCGGAATTTTAATGGTTTGTATCGCCCTTGGATTCCTGATTTATTTCTTTATCATGAACGGAAAATCCGTGAAGAAATAG
- the fmt gene encoding methionyl-tRNA formyltransferase, with amino-acid sequence MQGKDLRIVFMGTPDFAVASLQALVDGGYNIVGVITAPDKPAGRGKKLNQSAVKKYAAEKGLTVLQPEKLKNPDFLDELRALRADLQVVVAFRMLPEVVWDMPRLGTFNLHGSLLPHYRGAAPLNWAVINGESQTGVTTFLLDHEIDTGKILFRKEIDIWENDTVGTIHDTLMGIGAKLVVETVDALASGDYKAIPQEELVAEGEEIKHAPKIFKEDCKIDWSADVDEVRNLIRGLSPYPAAWSTLRHNESGKETATKIFMAMRVEDNKNTPPGTLESDGKNFIKVACTNGWLQITDLQIAGKKRMKVQDFLRGFQQIGEYTFV; translated from the coding sequence ATGCAAGGAAAAGACCTGAGAATAGTTTTTATGGGAACGCCCGATTTTGCAGTGGCCAGTTTACAGGCCTTGGTTGACGGCGGATACAATATTGTTGGTGTAATTACAGCGCCCGACAAACCGGCAGGACGCGGAAAAAAGTTAAACCAATCGGCAGTAAAAAAATATGCAGCAGAAAAAGGGTTGACTGTTTTGCAACCTGAGAAACTAAAAAACCCGGATTTTCTGGATGAACTTAGAGCATTAAGAGCCGACCTGCAGGTGGTAGTAGCTTTCAGAATGTTGCCCGAAGTAGTTTGGGACATGCCGCGCCTGGGAACGTTTAATTTGCACGGATCGTTGCTGCCACATTACCGAGGTGCAGCACCTTTAAACTGGGCCGTTATCAATGGTGAATCACAAACCGGTGTAACCACTTTTTTACTCGATCATGAAATTGATACCGGCAAAATACTTTTCCGTAAAGAGATTGATATTTGGGAAAACGACACCGTTGGAACCATTCACGACACGCTGATGGGAATTGGGGCCAAATTGGTTGTTGAAACCGTTGATGCTTTGGCCAGCGGAGATTACAAAGCCATTCCGCAGGAAGAACTTGTTGCGGAAGGTGAAGAAATTAAACACGCACCAAAAATTTTCAAAGAAGATTGTAAAATTGATTGGTCGGCAGATGTGGACGAAGTTCGTAACCTTATTCGCGGACTTTCGCCTTATCCTGCGGCATGGAGTACCCTTCGCCATAATGAATCGGGTAAAGAAACGGCCACCAAAATATTTATGGCTATGCGTGTCGAGGACAACAAAAACACACCTCCCGGCACACTGGAAAGCGATGGTAAAAACTTTATAAAAGTAGCCTGCACCAATGGCTGGCTACAAATTACCGACCTGCAAATTGCCGGAAAGAAAAGAATGAAAGTTCAGGATTTTCTTCGGGGGTTTCAACAAATTGGGGAATATACGTTTGTATAA
- a CDS encoding DUF5522 domain-containing protein: MGYFDDLFPDRYEDELQEGKDFYMENGYRVMTESYLRNRGYCCANGCRHCPYWPKAQKGNTNLRKK; the protein is encoded by the coding sequence ATGGGATATTTCGACGACCTTTTTCCTGACCGATACGAGGATGAATTGCAGGAGGGGAAAGATTTTTATATGGAAAATGGCTACCGGGTAATGACCGAATCATACCTGAGAAACCGGGGCTACTGTTGTGCAAATGGATGCCGCCACTGCCCCTACTGGCCGAAAGCGCAAAAAGGAAATACCAACCTCAGAAAAAAATAG
- a CDS encoding O-antigen ligase family protein: MPQKAVIRIALFYLISIGFISLNLWFVVEKHMLYANVLPLAFVVVLLAVYSFDKLVYLIAFLAPLSIPLREYLPGIGFDMYIPTEPLLFGVLLLFILKIIQERQFDRKILLHPVSLAVYLNLFWILITSITSTMPMVSFKFLLMRIWFIVGLYLLTAKIFKDGKNMEKYVWLYVIPLILVIFYSTYRHLGYGLWDRQAAHFVVSPFYRDHTSYGAATAIYIPFLVMFILSKNYSKNIRLMSAGALAVITLGFLLSYSRAAWLSIIIALGVWTIIKLRIRFKTLFISLVSVIALFLVFQTQILMKLEQNSEESSANMMTHISSMSNITSDASNLERINRWSCAVRMFADKPVVGYGPGTYMFKYAKYQLSKDRTIISTNSADGGNAHSEYLGPLAESGVFGLATYLLIIILVIYTAVNTYTRLRDYRLRSIVLAALIGLVTYYIHGFLNNFLDTDKISVPFWGFTAMIVAIDILSRKQEKDTEMKQVSE; encoded by the coding sequence GTGCCACAAAAAGCGGTCATACGAATAGCACTTTTTTATCTCATTTCCATTGGCTTTATTTCTCTTAACCTGTGGTTTGTGGTAGAAAAGCACATGCTTTATGCTAACGTGCTGCCGCTGGCATTTGTTGTGGTTCTGCTTGCCGTTTATTCATTTGATAAATTAGTTTACCTCATTGCTTTTCTGGCTCCCTTATCCATTCCATTAAGGGAATATTTACCCGGTATTGGTTTTGATATGTACATCCCCACCGAGCCACTGCTTTTTGGGGTGCTGTTGCTTTTTATTTTAAAAATAATTCAGGAACGTCAATTCGACCGAAAAATATTATTGCATCCGGTATCGCTGGCTGTTTATTTAAATCTCTTTTGGATTTTAATCACGAGCATAACGAGCACCATGCCAATGGTATCGTTTAAATTTTTGTTGATGCGTATTTGGTTTATTGTGGGTCTTTACCTGCTTACAGCAAAAATTTTTAAAGATGGCAAAAACATGGAAAAATATGTGTGGCTTTATGTTATTCCGTTGATACTGGTGATCTTCTATTCAACCTACCGCCACCTCGGCTATGGATTGTGGGACAGACAAGCAGCGCATTTTGTCGTGTCGCCATTTTACCGCGACCATACATCATATGGGGCAGCTACTGCAATTTACATCCCCTTTCTGGTGATGTTTATTCTCAGCAAAAACTATTCAAAGAATATCAGGTTAATGTCAGCAGGAGCGCTCGCTGTAATAACACTAGGTTTTTTATTGTCGTACAGCCGAGCGGCCTGGTTGAGTATCATTATAGCATTGGGCGTTTGGACCATCATAAAACTACGTATTCGGTTTAAAACACTTTTTATTAGCCTGGTTTCGGTAATTGCTCTGTTCCTGGTTTTCCAAACTCAGATTTTAATGAAGTTGGAGCAAAACTCAGAGGAGTCGTCGGCCAATATGATGACGCACATTTCTTCGATGTCTAACATCACGTCTGATGCATCGAACCTGGAACGTATTAACCGCTGGAGTTGTGCCGTTCGCATGTTTGCCGACAAACCCGTAGTTGGATATGGACCTGGAACTTATATGTTTAAATATGCTAAATACCAGTTGAGCAAAGACCGCACAATTATCAGCACCAACTCTGCCGACGGAGGAAATGCACACAGTGAATACCTTGGTCCACTGGCCGAATCGGGAGTGTTTGGTTTGGCAACTTACTTGCTCATAATTATTTTGGTGATTTATACCGCAGTAAACACATACACCCGGCTACGCGATTACCGGTTACGGTCGATTGTTTTGGCGGCCCTAATTGGACTTGTAACCTACTATATCCACGGCTTTCTGAATAATTTCCTGGATACCGACAAGATTTCAGTGCCATTTTGGGGATTTACAGCAATGATCGTTGCCATTGATATTCTCTCGAGAAAACAGGAGAAGGATACTGAAATGAAACAGGTTTCTGAATAA
- a CDS encoding Wzz/FepE/Etk N-terminal domain-containing protein: MDNFFDNQRILKLIWKRKFHFIIVGAIAVALSAIFSGPAFITPKFKSTARIYPTNIWTLSDESETEQMLEILNSNDIKFRMFETFNLDEVYKINKEDPQYLTYLLAEYNTNVSTSKTEYETAEIKVLDEDPRRASDMCDSIISYFDQKVRELHKTKNKEMVDITSKQLDRKHNELEEYEYQLDSIREKYGIISFGQVDEVTRGYMNALATGRGSAADTKKIEKLYHNFSKEGSRAYRLENQYNKTIEVIDSLRIVYDTYLTEYEKEITYSHVVEYPFPADKKAYPVRWLIVAFTTLSAVFFALLVFLVLDYGKKE; the protein is encoded by the coding sequence ATGGATAATTTTTTTGACAACCAGCGTATCCTGAAACTCATCTGGAAACGCAAATTTCATTTTATAATTGTTGGAGCAATTGCTGTTGCCTTGTCGGCCATTTTTTCCGGCCCGGCATTTATTACGCCAAAGTTTAAATCAACGGCACGCATCTACCCAACCAATATCTGGACACTTAGCGACGAATCGGAAACCGAGCAGATGCTTGAGATTCTGAATTCGAACGACATCAAATTCCGGATGTTCGAAACATTTAATCTCGACGAGGTATACAAGATCAACAAAGAAGATCCGCAATACCTTACCTACCTGCTTGCCGAGTACAACACTAACGTTAGCACAAGCAAAACCGAGTATGAAACGGCTGAAATAAAGGTATTGGATGAAGATCCGCGACGTGCCTCGGATATGTGCGACTCAATTATTTCGTATTTCGACCAGAAAGTGCGGGAACTGCACAAAACCAAAAATAAAGAAATGGTTGACATAACCAGCAAGCAGCTTGATAGAAAACACAACGAACTGGAAGAATATGAGTACCAGTTGGATAGCATACGTGAGAAATACGGCATTATCAGTTTTGGTCAGGTTGATGAAGTTACACGTGGTTATATGAATGCACTTGCAACAGGACGTGGCTCGGCTGCCGACACAAAGAAGATTGAAAAACTTTACCACAACTTTTCAAAAGAAGGATCGCGGGCTTACCGACTGGAAAATCAATACAACAAAACAATCGAGGTGATCGACTCACTAAGAATTGTATACGACACCTATTTAACTGAATACGAAAAAGAAATTACCTACAGCCACGTGGTGGAATACCCGTTTCCGGCTGATAAAAAAGCTTACCCTGTGCGTTGGCTGATCGTTGCTTTTACAACACTCTCGGCAGTATTTTTTGCATTATTGGTATTCTTGGTTCTCGACTACGGAAAAAAAGAATAA
- the tyrS gene encoding tyrosine--tRNA ligase — MSFVQELKWRGMLHDIMPGTEEQLEKELTAAYVGIDPTADSLHIGHLVSVMMLKHLQIAGHQPIALVGGATGMIGDPSGKSQERNLLDEPTLRHNQECIKAQLAKFLDFESKEDNVALLVNNYDWMKEFSFLDFIRDVGKRITVNYMMAKDSVKKRLGEESKSGMSFTEFTYQLVQGYDFYHLYKNNNCRLQMGGSDQWGNITTGTELIRRMDGGEAFALTCPLITKADGTKFGKTESGNVWLDPERTSPYAFFQFWLNTSDDDAERYIKIFTLLSKEEIDTLVAEHKDAPHARALQKKLAEEVTTMVHSREEYDMAVEASQILFGKGTADQLRKLNESTFLAVFEGVPQFNISKVELAAGINVIDLLAEKTEVFPSKGELRRTIKGNGLSINKEKINNPDLDVNNDFLIGGKYILAQKGKKNYFLIIAE, encoded by the coding sequence ATGAGTTTTGTACAAGAGCTGAAATGGAGAGGCATGTTGCACGATATAATGCCGGGAACTGAGGAACAACTGGAAAAAGAATTAACTGCGGCTTATGTTGGTATCGATCCAACTGCCGACTCGTTACACATTGGGCACCTGGTAAGTGTAATGATGTTGAAACACCTTCAGATTGCAGGTCATCAGCCTATTGCTTTGGTTGGTGGTGCCACCGGAATGATCGGCGATCCATCGGGAAAATCGCAGGAGCGTAACCTGCTGGATGAACCAACACTGCGCCATAACCAGGAATGTATTAAAGCTCAACTGGCAAAATTCCTCGATTTTGAAAGTAAGGAAGACAACGTAGCACTTTTGGTAAACAACTACGACTGGATGAAGGAATTTTCGTTCCTCGATTTTATTCGCGACGTGGGTAAACGTATTACAGTAAACTACATGATGGCTAAAGATTCGGTAAAAAAACGTTTGGGCGAAGAGTCAAAATCAGGCATGTCGTTCACGGAATTTACTTACCAGCTGGTGCAGGGCTACGACTTTTACCACTTGTACAAAAACAACAATTGCCGTTTGCAAATGGGTGGATCAGATCAGTGGGGAAACATTACCACCGGTACTGAATTGATTCGTCGTATGGACGGAGGTGAAGCATTCGCATTAACTTGTCCGCTTATTACCAAAGCCGACGGAACCAAGTTCGGAAAAACAGAATCAGGCAACGTTTGGCTTGATCCTGAACGTACTTCACCTTACGCATTCTTCCAGTTTTGGTTGAACACTTCAGATGATGATGCTGAGCGTTACATAAAAATATTCACGCTGTTGTCGAAAGAAGAAATCGACACGCTGGTTGCAGAACACAAAGATGCACCACATGCACGTGCTCTGCAGAAAAAACTTGCCGAAGAAGTAACCACAATGGTTCACTCGCGCGAAGAGTACGACATGGCTGTTGAGGCCTCGCAAATTTTATTTGGAAAAGGTACAGCCGACCAGTTACGCAAACTGAATGAAAGTACTTTCCTTGCTGTATTTGAAGGTGTACCTCAGTTTAACATCTCGAAAGTCGAGTTGGCTGCCGGCATTAACGTAATCGATTTACTGGCCGAAAAAACAGAAGTTTTCCCATCGAAAGGAGAATTACGTCGCACAATTAAAGGTAACGGACTAAGCATTAATAAAGAGAAGATAAACAATCCTGACCTGGATGTAAACAACGACTTTTTAATTGGCGGAAAATACATTCTGGCACAAAAAGGAAAGAAAAACTACTTTCTTATTATTGCTGAATAA
- a CDS encoding RNA polymerase sigma factor has protein sequence MNDAQLVQQVLNGNNHAFRFLVSKYQRLVKHVVGRIIQQEDELEDICQEVFIKVFKTLKRFRGDSKLSTWIATIAYNTAITHYRKLKRRGELSYSEEPNLIIAEKDPGLNQKSIEKEEAKKYLMQLIESLPVNYRTVITLFHLEEFSYKEIEEVTGMPEGTIKSYLSRARKLLKGKIEKVARLEQTNIFVDYV, from the coding sequence ATGAATGATGCGCAACTGGTTCAACAGGTTTTAAACGGAAACAACCATGCTTTCAGGTTTTTGGTATCGAAGTATCAACGACTTGTAAAACATGTGGTTGGACGCATTATTCAGCAGGAAGATGAGTTGGAAGACATTTGCCAGGAGGTGTTTATTAAGGTTTTTAAAACACTAAAGCGGTTTCGTGGCGATTCGAAATTGTCGACTTGGATAGCCACCATTGCATACAACACGGCAATAACGCATTACCGAAAACTGAAACGCAGAGGTGAATTGTCGTACAGCGAAGAACCCAATCTTATTATTGCTGAAAAAGATCCGGGATTGAACCAGAAAAGCATTGAAAAGGAAGAAGCGAAAAAATATCTCATGCAACTGATTGAGTCGTTGCCGGTGAACTACCGAACGGTGATCACGCTGTTTCATCTTGAGGAGTTCTCGTACAAAGAGATAGAAGAGGTTACAGGAATGCCCGAAGGAACCATTAAAAGTTACCTGAGCCGGGCACGAAAATTATTAAAAGGCAAGATTGAAAAAGTTGCCCGTTTGGAACAAACTAATATATTTGTTGACTATGTATAA